CTGGATTATTTTTGAAAAAAGTTCCTCAAGCTTATCAAATTTGTAAAGCTGTAAATAGTCCGGCATGTAAAATATTGGATGATTTATATCATCAACAAATTACAGAAGGTAACTTAATCCCCAATATTGATGCTGCTTGGGATGAAATTGCGTATTTCCAGATGGGTGATAATCCTGGTAGAAATGAACCAACTACTGGTGAAATAAATTATAAAAATATCTTTGAACATATTTATAATAAAGGATTCAAAGGAATTTTAGGAATGGAACACGGGAATAGTAAAAAAGGTAAAGAAGGTGAAATTGCCGTAATCGAAGCATACAGAAAGTGTGATGTAAATTGATTTAAGGAGAAATCAATATGTTGAATAATATGTCATTTTTACTTTTATATTCAACCTTACTAATTTCATGTTTCAATATTCCTAAAACAGAAAAATCAACTGCGGATGAAAGGAATTTTATTCCACCAAAAGAAAAAATTACATTGTGGAATGGAAATGATTTTTCAAATTGGACAATTTTTATTCCCGATAAAAATCTTGATGTTAAAACAGTTTGGAATGTTAAAGACAATTTGTTAAACTGTTCCGGAATCCCGATATCTTATATCAGAACAAATGTTAATTATTCAAATTACAAACTTACTGTTGTTTGGCGGTGGCCATCTGAACCGGGAAATAGCGGTGTACTCATTCATGCTCAACTTCCCGATGAAGTTTGGCCTAAATGTATTGAAGCTCAACTAATGCATGAAAATGCCGGTGATTTTTATGTAATAAATGGAACAGATTTTACTGAATTAACAGATAAAAATTCCAGACGATTACAGAAGAAAAACAATAATAGTGAAAATAAACCCGGAGATTGGAATAAATACGAAATTTTATGCAAAGGAAATTCGATCGAACTTTTCGTAAATGGAGTATTTCAAAATAAAGCTACTAATTGTACTGTATCAAATGGAACAATCGGCTTACAAAGCGAAGGAAAACCAATTCAATTTAAAGAAATATTTATTGAACCTATTGATTAAATTTTACTCATTTTATGTCATCAGATAAAAAAAGAAAATCGGTTTATTTAAAATTATCACTAATTATCTTTGGTATGTTTTTATTTCTTATTCTAAATTATGGATACGAAGAAACTTCATCAAATGAATTTTGTGAATCATGTCATGTACATCCTCAAGCAACACAATCTTGGAAAATTGGTCCGCATGTATATAATGAAAGCGGGGTTGCCGTAAATTGTGTTGATTGTCATTTACCGCCAAGTGGAATAGAAAAATTTACTGCAAAAGCCACAACGGGAATTAGAGATTTATATGGTTATTTGTTTAAGGATTCCTCAGATTTCAATTGGGAAAAAATGTCTCAGAGAGAATTTGCAGATAAACATGTTTATCAAGAAGGATGTTTAAATTGCCATAAAAATCTTTTCCCACCAAAGCTTTCAAAAAAGGGTGAAGATGCACATTTGTATTTTGATCAGAATAAAGAAGAAATTAGATGTATAAATTGTCATCTCGAAACCGGTCATTATCATGAAAAAATAGAAGAGGAAGCTGTTGATATTTCCAAATATGAAATTATTTATAGTGAAGCATCAAGAGTAGATTCATTCCAGAATTTTGTTGAAAAAATTCCAGGAACAAGTGTTGATTTTGAGATGATTGCAATTCCTTCCGGCAAATATTTATTTGGTAGTTCTCAAAATCTTGAAATCGTAAAAGAAAATGAAAAACCCGAAGTTGAAATTGAGATAAGTAAATTTTGGATTGGCAAAGCTGAGATAAGCTGGAATGAATATTATGCATTTATGAAAGAAACCGGCACAGAAGGAAGAACTGAAGATCAGTTAATAAAATCAAGGTTAAATAATGTTGATGTAATTTCTGGTCCAACTCCGCCTTATGGTGATCCAGGACAAGGTTGGGGAAAAGAAGATCGTCCAGCTATTACAATGACACATTTTGCAGCAAAAAAATACTGCGAATGGTTATCAAAAAAAACCGGCAAAAAATATAGACTTCCTACAGAAGCTGAATGGGAATATGCAGCTAGAGCAAATGTAAAAGGGGAATACTTTTTTAATGGTACGTCATTAGATTATACAAGTGAAGGTTTTTGGAAATCAATATTTGGTGTTGATACAAGTGTAATTAATTCGTATTGCATTTATAAGGAAAATAGTTTTAACAAAACAAATATGCCAAATTCAGTTAAACCAAATCAATTTGGATTAGTTAATATGCTTGGAAATGTAAAAGAATTTTGCTCCGATTTTTACTCAGATAATATTCATGAGAGTTTAAAAAATCATAATACATTTAGAAATCCGCTAGGACCATTAGAAGGAACAGAATTTGTAATTCGTGGTGGATCATACCTTAGCGATGCGGTTGATTTAAGAATAACAGCAAGAGAATCAACAAACCAAAAAACATGGTTGCGTACAGATCCGCAGGTTCCTAAAAGTATTTGGTGGTATTCAGATTGTAAAGATGTAGGATTTCGTGTTGTGTGTGAAGTTTCTGAAAGTATTAAATAAAACGAATTATAATTAAATATTTTACTTGAACAAAGAAAAGAGGTAAAATCATGTCAGAAAAATTAAACCGCAGAGATTTTCTTAATATGAGTGCAGTTGCAGCAACTGGAATAATTGTTGGATGTAGTGTTGCTTCTGATAAAAAAAGAACTATGGAAGAAAAAGTTTTTCTTGATCAAGCTCCGGATGGTAAAGTTTTAAAAGCTGGTTTAATTGGCTGTGGAGGCAGAGGAAGCGGAGCTGCAATTGATTTCTTAAGTGCTGGCCCAAATTTAAAAATTCATGCAATTGGTGATGTATTTAAAGATCGTGTTGATGAATGTAAATTAAAACTCAAAAATGAAAAACAAGAAATTGTTGCAGATGAAAATTGTTTTGTGGGATTTGATGCTTTCGAAAAAGTAATAAATTCCGGAGTTGATGTAATTATTTTAGCAACGCCTCCTCATTTTAGACCATTACATTTTGCAGCTGCAGTTGATGCAAGAAAACATGTGTTTATGGAAAAACCAGTTGCCGTTGATCCCGTTGGTGCAAGATCAGTAATTGCATCCTCAAAAAAAGCAGAAGCTCTCGGTTTAGTAGTTGCAACCGGAACTCAAAGACGTCATCAAAGAGATTATGTTGCAACTTTCAAAGAAATATATGAAGGAAAAATTGGAGAAATAGTTTCAGCAAATTGTTATTGGAATCAGAGTCAATTATGGTTTAGAAATCCTCAACCGGAATGGTCTGAAATGGAATATATGATTCGCGATTGGGTAAACTGGACATGGCTTTCCGGTGATCATATTGTTGAACAACATGTGCACAATATTGATGTAATTAATTGGTTTACTGAAAAACACCCAATTAAAGCAGTTGGTTTCGGATCAAGGCAAAGAAGAGTTACCGGTGATCAATATGATAATTTTAGCGTTGATTTTGAATATGAAAGTGGCATGCATGTTCACAGCATGTGCAGACAAATAAACGGATGTACAGATAATGTTTCTGAATTAGTTTTTGGTTCTCAAGGTTATACAAATTGCAGAAATAAAATATTTGATTCAAAAGGAAATGTAATTTGGGAATATCAATATCCCAAAATTGAAGGGGTTGAGAAAAACGAATCCGTAAAGGTTTCGCCATATGTGCAAGAACATATTGATCTTGTTCAAGCCATAAGAGAAAATAAGCCATTTGTCGAAGCTGAAAATACAGCAATTTCAACAATGTGTGCAATTATGGGAAGAATGTCTGCTTATTCCGGTAAAGAAGTTACATGGGATGAAGTTATGAATTCTGATTTAAAATTAGGTCCGGATGTTTATGAATTAGGGAAAGTTAATATTGAAAAAATAATTCACATTCCAGGAATTGCATAAAATATTTTCTTGAAAACTGTTTTGCAAAAAATATATATCTACTTTTTAGGTATTCATATTTTACTTTTTGGTATTTCAATTTTCGCACAAGAAAATTTGAAAATAAGAAATTTAAAATGTGAATACCTTTCTTCTCCCATTAATATTGATGTTACAAATCCTAGATTAAGCTGGATTATCAAATCTGAAGAAAGAGGGCAAACTCAAACTGCATATCAAATTTTCGTTTATTCAGACAAGGAATTAACTAGCGAAGTTTGGAATTCGGGGAAAATATTTTCATCGGATAATTCACAAATTATTTACAATGGAAAAAATCTAAAATCCAATTCTCAATATTTTTGGATGATAAAAATTTGGGATAAATATGCAAAGGAATACAAAAGTGGTGTTGAAGAATTTTGGACTTCAATTCTTGATTCTACACTTTGGAAGGCAAATTGGATTGGGGCAAATTCTCATACAGAATATTTTCCTAAAAACGGATTTTTTCAAGATCCAAATGAACAATATGAATTGCCCGATACAATTCAGCACGAAGGAAATTCGATATATCTAAGAAATGAATTTGAAATAAAAAATAAAATTAAAACTGCAAGAGTTTTTGTAACCGGTTTAGGTTTTTACGAATTCTACCTTAATGGAAAGAGAATTGGCGATCATTTTCTTGCACCGGCAAAAACTAATTATAGAAAAGAAGTTTTATATGTTACATATGATGTTACTAACAATTTAGAAAATGGAAAAAATGCTATTGGAATTCATTTAGGAAATGGATGGTTTAATCCTTACAAAAAATGGTGGCAACAATATAGAATGCAATGGTTTGGAGCTAAGCGGGCGTTGATGCAAATGCATATTGAATATGAAAATGGTAAAACTGAAATTATTACATCGTCGGGAAAATGGAAATATGAAAAAGGTCCGGTATTACATAATTGCATTTACGATGGTGAAACAATCGATGCAAATCTGGAAATTAAAGGTTGGAATAAAATTGGATTTGATGATTCAAAATGGAAAAATGTAAAAATTCTTTCATCAACGGATGGAAAATTAAAATCACACACAATGCCGGCTGTTAAAATTATTGAAACTTTGAAACCAATAAAACAAATTAAATTAATTGATAAAAAATTCGTTTTTGATTTCGGACAAAATTTTACCGGCTGGATAAAAATTTCCATTTCTGGAAAAAAGAATGCAAAAATAAAATTACAATTTGCAGAAGATATAAATGATGATGGTACTATAAATATTACTAGTAATGAAAATGCAAAAGCTCAATACATGGTAATTTTAAGTGGTGATTCAATTGAAACTTTCCAACCAAAATTCACATATTTTGGTTTCAAGTATGTTGAAGTTTCAAGCAATGAAGATTTTTCAATTAAAAATATTGATGGACTTGTTCTTCATACGGCAATTGAAAATGCCGGGAAATTTGAGTGCAGCAATGAAACAATAAATAAAATTCATAACGCAACTATTTGGTCTCAGAAAAGCAATATAATTGGTTATCCAATGGATTGTCCGCAAAGAGATGAAAGACTTGGGTGGCTCGGTGATGCACAAGTTACAATTGATGAAGCTATGTTAAATTTTGACACTCCGCAATTTTATATGAATTGGTTGAGCGGAATTCGATCAAATCAAAATTCAGATGGCGATATTCCAATCATTTCTCCTCGCCCATATATTTGGGATGAAGGCGTTGAATGGAGTTCTACTTATATTATTCTCGTTTGGAAGTTTTATCAAAATTTTGGTGATAAGAAAATTCTTATTGAACATTATTCTGCAATGAAAAAGTATTTGGAATTTCTAAATTCAATTGCGGAAAATTTTATAATCAAAAAAGGTTGGATTGGTGATTGGGGAAGCTTAGTAAAAGGTTGGAAAGAAGGTGAACCGGAATCAGTTCCGACTGCATTTTATTTTTGGAATGCAAAAAATTTATCAAAAATTGCAAATGTTTTAAATAATAAAGAAGACGAAATTTATTTTAATAATCTTAGTGAAAAAATAAAATTGGAATTCAACAATAAGTTTTACAATTCTGAAACAAAGAATTATAATGATGGAAGCCAAATGGCGAATGCATTTCCGCTGTATTTAGATCTCGTTCCGGAAAATGATGTAAATTCTGTTTTAGAAAATCTTGTAAAAAATATTGTTGTAGAAAATAACGGTTATCTAACAACCGGTGTTCTTGGTTCAAAATATATGATTGATGTTTTAACAAAATTTGAAAGAGAAGATATTGCCTATTTGCTTGCAACACAAACCGGTTACCCAAGCTGGAGCGATATGGTTGAAAAATATACAACAATGTGTGAGTTTTGGACTTTAAAACAATCACATAATCACATAATGACCGGAAGTATTGATGCATTTTTTTATAACACGTTAGCTGGAATTAAATTCGATGATAAAAAACCCGGAAATAAACATTTAATTATTAAACCTTATTTTCCGGAAAATCTATATTTCGTAAATTCTTCTATCGAAACAATAAATGGTAATTTAAAAGTCAATTGGCAAAAAGATAAATATTATTTAAAACTTAATATAGAAATTCCGGTTAATTCAACTGCTGAAATTTATATTCCCAATTTATTTAGTAAAAGAATTTTTGAAAATAATATTCCGATAAATAAAGTAAGCGAAATAAAACTTCTTGAATCTTCAAACGAATTTACAAGATTATTTGTTGTTTCCGGTAATTATGATTTTATTGTAAAATAAGTTTGTTAATTAATTTTCTTCAATAAAAATCTAAGCAAGCATGTTAAAGATTAATTCCCTAAAGGAAATATTTTATGTATACTTTTTCATTATAGTTTTTTCAATATTGACCTTTGAAAATTATTTTGCACAATCTGAAATTAATTTTACTACAAAAGAAGTTGTAATTTCTTCATCATTGTATGCAGAGAATTTTGATTCTGTAAACCAATCAATTTCTATTTTATCAAAAAATACAATTAATTTTAATAATCCGACAAATCTTGCATCAGCACTTATTGGAACATCCGGTATTTTCATGCAACAATCTAATCATGGAGCTGGTTCGCCATTTGTAAGAGGTTTAACCGGAAATCAAACTTTAATTTTAGTTGATGGAATTAGATTAAACAATTCTACCTTCCGTTATGGTCCAAATCAGTATTTAAATACAATCAATCTTGCAGAAATTGAAAGAGTAGAAATTTTACGTGGGTCTGGATCTGTTCAATTTGGTAGCGATGCTATTGGAGGAGCTGTTCATATTATTACAAAATCACCAAAAATTGGATTGAAAAATAATTTATCATCCGAAATACAACTAAAGTGTTTATCTGATAATATGGAAAAATCTGCAAATGCTTTTATTGAATATTCTAGTGTGAATAGCGGATATTCTGCAAACTTTTCAGTTAAAAATTATGGAGATGTGATTGCCGGTAAGGGAATTGGTAAAGAGTCACCGTCCTCTTATAATGAATATTCATTCAATTTGAAAAATACTCATTTAATAAATGAAAAAATTTTACTTACTTATAATTATCAATATTTACAGCAAAATGATGTTGACAGATTTGATCAAGTTGATGAAAGAGGTTATGAATATTATAAATTTGATCCGCAAATAAGACAGCTTGCGTATATCAAAAATGAAATATTTTCTGAAAATGATTTTTATAAAAATATAAGTTTAACTTTTTCTTGCCAAAAATCTTCTGAAGTACGGAAAATTAAAAAACTTAATGAATTAAAAAGTACATATGAGAAAGATGTAATTGATACTTGGGGAGTAAATTTATTAGTACTTTCGCAGCCAATTAGAAATATGAAAATCAATTCTGGAATTGAATACTATTATGATTTTGTAAATAGTTTTGCAAAAGTAAATAATCTTGAAAATAATACTGTTGCAACCAAACGAGGATTATATTCCGATAAAAGTAAATTCCACAATTTCTCAATTTTTTCTTTAGCAAATTATGAATTAAATCAATTTGAATTTGGCGTTGGAGGTAGATTTAATTTAGCAAAATTGGATATAAATGATGAAGAGTTTGGAAAACCAAAAATAAATCCAAATGCAATTACCGGATATTTTTCTGTCGCATATAAATTGAATAAGATTTTAAAAATAATTTCGAAAGTTAATTCAGCTTATAGAATTCCAAATATCAATGATGTTAGTACATTCGGACTTTTTGATTTTGGTATTGAAGTCCCAAATAATAAACTTGCTCCCGAAAAATCAACTAATTATGAAATTGGGTTAAAACTTTTACATCCAAAAATATATTCTTCAATTTTTTTGTTTAGAAATAATCTCACTGATTTGATTGAAAGAATTAAATCAACATATAATGAAAGTGAATTTAATAATGGTGAAAATGTTTACACAAAAGTGAATTATGGCGAAGCTTATATTCAAGGTTTTGAATTTGATATGCAATTTATTTTACTTGAAAATTTATTTTTGACAAATAATCTAACTTACACTTACGGACAAAATACCACCTTAAATGAACCAATGAGAAGAATTCCACCAATTTACGGAGCATTTATAATTTCATATCATCTTTCGAATAACATTGAATTAAAGGTTGATTATTTATTTGCTGGTAAACAAAAAAGATTATCTTCCGGAGATTTGGATGATCATAGAATTGATAAAAGCGGAACACCAAACTGGAATATACTAAATTTTTATTCTCAATATTCTTACGCATTTTTAAATATAGGAATTGGTGTAAATAACATTTTTAATGAAGCTTACAGAACTCACGGCAGCGGAATTGATGGAATTGGAAGAAGTTACCAAATTATTTGTAAAGTTTTAATAAATAAATCGACTAATTAAACAAAAATATTTCAATCATAAATATCAAGTTTACCTAACAAATATAAAGTTACTTCCCAATTTCATTTCTTTCTTAAAACCTCAAATTTATCTTTAATCCATTCTTAAAAATAAGAGGATATTAAAGGTATTTCTAAAAATTAAGAGATAAGTTATAGAAAAATATATAATTAGTGTAAAAATCAACAAAAAGTTTTGTTGCATAATTGGCATAATTTTGGAATTAAATTCGAAATCGTTTTATAATCTAAAATAAAAATAGATAAGGGATAAAATGGAAAGACAGAAAATAACAATAGACGGCAATGAAGCCGCTGCTTATGTTGCTTATCATAACAGTGAAGTAATTGCTATTTATCCAATTACACCATCATCAGGAATGGGTGAAATGTCGGATGCTTGGGCCGCACAAGGCAAGAAAAATATATGGGGAACAGTTCCTCACGTTTCGGAATTGCAGAGCGAAGGTGGCGCTTCTGGAGCAGTACACGGAGCACTTCAAAGTGGAGCATTAACTACAACTTTTACAGCTTCTCAAGGTTTGCTTTTAATGATTCCGAATATGTATAAAATTGCCGGTGAATTAACTTCTACAGTATTTCATGTTTCTGCAAGATCTTTGGCTGCATCTGCTTTATCAATCTTTGGAGATCACAGTGACGTAATGGCAACTCGTCAAACCGGTTGGGCATTGTTGGCTTCATCTTCAATTCAAGAAGTTATGGATATGGCTGCAATTGCACACAGAGCAACTTTAGAATCAAGAATTCCATTTATTCACTTTTTTGATGGATTTAGATCATCTCACGAAGTTAACAAAATTGAACAATTATCTCTTGAAGATCTTAAATCAATGATTGATGATAAATTAGTAAGAGAACACAGAAAAAGAGCACTTACTCCGGATAATCCATTTATTAGAGGAACAGCACAAAATCCGGATGTTTATTTCCAAGGTCGTGAAGCTGTAAATAAATTTTATGATGCTTGTCCGGATTCTGTCCAAAACGCAATGAATAAATTTGCAGAATTGACCGGAAGACAATATCATTTGTTTGATTATTTTGGCGCTCCGGATGCTAAAAGAGTAATTGTGATGATGGGTTCGGGAAGTGAAGCTGCCCTTGAGGCAATTGATTATATGACAACAAGAATGGAAGAAAAAATTGGAGTTTTAAAAGTTAGATTATATAGACCATTTGCAATTGATAAATTTATTGAAGTACTTCCAAAAACTGTTGAAAAAATTGCAGTTTTGGATAGAACAA
The nucleotide sequence above comes from Ignavibacteriota bacterium. Encoded proteins:
- a CDS encoding SUMF1/EgtB/PvdO family nonheme iron enzyme — its product is MSSDKKRKSVYLKLSLIIFGMFLFLILNYGYEETSSNEFCESCHVHPQATQSWKIGPHVYNESGVAVNCVDCHLPPSGIEKFTAKATTGIRDLYGYLFKDSSDFNWEKMSQREFADKHVYQEGCLNCHKNLFPPKLSKKGEDAHLYFDQNKEEIRCINCHLETGHYHEKIEEEAVDISKYEIIYSEASRVDSFQNFVEKIPGTSVDFEMIAIPSGKYLFGSSQNLEIVKENEKPEVEIEISKFWIGKAEISWNEYYAFMKETGTEGRTEDQLIKSRLNNVDVISGPTPPYGDPGQGWGKEDRPAITMTHFAAKKYCEWLSKKTGKKYRLPTEAEWEYAARANVKGEYFFNGTSLDYTSEGFWKSIFGVDTSVINSYCIYKENSFNKTNMPNSVKPNQFGLVNMLGNVKEFCSDFYSDNIHESLKNHNTFRNPLGPLEGTEFVIRGGSYLSDAVDLRITARESTNQKTWLRTDPQVPKSIWWYSDCKDVGFRVVCEVSESIK
- a CDS encoding Gfo/Idh/MocA family oxidoreductase; the protein is MSEKLNRRDFLNMSAVAATGIIVGCSVASDKKRTMEEKVFLDQAPDGKVLKAGLIGCGGRGSGAAIDFLSAGPNLKIHAIGDVFKDRVDECKLKLKNEKQEIVADENCFVGFDAFEKVINSGVDVIILATPPHFRPLHFAAAVDARKHVFMEKPVAVDPVGARSVIASSKKAEALGLVVATGTQRRHQRDYVATFKEIYEGKIGEIVSANCYWNQSQLWFRNPQPEWSEMEYMIRDWVNWTWLSGDHIVEQHVHNIDVINWFTEKHPIKAVGFGSRQRRVTGDQYDNFSVDFEYESGMHVHSMCRQINGCTDNVSELVFGSQGYTNCRNKIFDSKGNVIWEYQYPKIEGVEKNESVKVSPYVQEHIDLVQAIRENKPFVEAENTAISTMCAIMGRMSAYSGKEVTWDEVMNSDLKLGPDVYELGKVNIEKIIHIPGIA
- a CDS encoding DUF1080 domain-containing protein; translated protein: MLNNMSFLLLYSTLLISCFNIPKTEKSTADERNFIPPKEKITLWNGNDFSNWTIFIPDKNLDVKTVWNVKDNLLNCSGIPISYIRTNVNYSNYKLTVVWRWPSEPGNSGVLIHAQLPDEVWPKCIEAQLMHENAGDFYVINGTDFTELTDKNSRRLQKKNNNSENKPGDWNKYEILCKGNSIELFVNGVFQNKATNCTVSNGTIGLQSEGKPIQFKEIFIEPID
- a CDS encoding family 78 glycoside hydrolase catalytic domain, which encodes MQKIYIYFLGIHILLFGISIFAQENLKIRNLKCEYLSSPINIDVTNPRLSWIIKSEERGQTQTAYQIFVYSDKELTSEVWNSGKIFSSDNSQIIYNGKNLKSNSQYFWMIKIWDKYAKEYKSGVEEFWTSILDSTLWKANWIGANSHTEYFPKNGFFQDPNEQYELPDTIQHEGNSIYLRNEFEIKNKIKTARVFVTGLGFYEFYLNGKRIGDHFLAPAKTNYRKEVLYVTYDVTNNLENGKNAIGIHLGNGWFNPYKKWWQQYRMQWFGAKRALMQMHIEYENGKTEIITSSGKWKYEKGPVLHNCIYDGETIDANLEIKGWNKIGFDDSKWKNVKILSSTDGKLKSHTMPAVKIIETLKPIKQIKLIDKKFVFDFGQNFTGWIKISISGKKNAKIKLQFAEDINDDGTINITSNENAKAQYMVILSGDSIETFQPKFTYFGFKYVEVSSNEDFSIKNIDGLVLHTAIENAGKFECSNETINKIHNATIWSQKSNIIGYPMDCPQRDERLGWLGDAQVTIDEAMLNFDTPQFYMNWLSGIRSNQNSDGDIPIISPRPYIWDEGVEWSSTYIILVWKFYQNFGDKKILIEHYSAMKKYLEFLNSIAENFIIKKGWIGDWGSLVKGWKEGEPESVPTAFYFWNAKNLSKIANVLNNKEDEIYFNNLSEKIKLEFNNKFYNSETKNYNDGSQMANAFPLYLDLVPENDVNSVLENLVKNIVVENNGYLTTGVLGSKYMIDVLTKFEREDIAYLLATQTGYPSWSDMVEKYTTMCEFWTLKQSHNHIMTGSIDAFFYNTLAGIKFDDKKPGNKHLIIKPYFPENLYFVNSSIETINGNLKVNWQKDKYYLKLNIEIPVNSTAEIYIPNLFSKRIFENNIPINKVSEIKLLESSNEFTRLFVVSGNYDFIVK
- a CDS encoding TonB-dependent receptor; translated protein: MLKINSLKEIFYVYFFIIVFSILTFENYFAQSEINFTTKEVVISSSLYAENFDSVNQSISILSKNTINFNNPTNLASALIGTSGIFMQQSNHGAGSPFVRGLTGNQTLILVDGIRLNNSTFRYGPNQYLNTINLAEIERVEILRGSGSVQFGSDAIGGAVHIITKSPKIGLKNNLSSEIQLKCLSDNMEKSANAFIEYSSVNSGYSANFSVKNYGDVIAGKGIGKESPSSYNEYSFNLKNTHLINEKILLTYNYQYLQQNDVDRFDQVDERGYEYYKFDPQIRQLAYIKNEIFSENDFYKNISLTFSCQKSSEVRKIKKLNELKSTYEKDVIDTWGVNLLVLSQPIRNMKINSGIEYYYDFVNSFAKVNNLENNTVATKRGLYSDKSKFHNFSIFSLANYELNQFEFGVGGRFNLAKLDINDEEFGKPKINPNAITGYFSVAYKLNKILKIISKVNSAYRIPNINDVSTFGLFDFGIEVPNNKLAPEKSTNYEIGLKLLHPKIYSSIFLFRNNLTDLIERIKSTYNESEFNNGENVYTKVNYGEAYIQGFEFDMQFILLENLFLTNNLTYTYGQNTTLNEPMRRIPPIYGAFIISYHLSNNIELKVDYLFAGKQKRLSSGDLDDHRIDKSGTPNWNILNFYSQYSYAFLNIGIGVNNIFNEAYRTHGSGIDGIGRSYQIICKVLINKSTN